The sequence GCCTTAGGGGCAGACGTCGGCAGCttgcctcttccctcctctaTTCGTCCCTAGGCTCCTCCATGGACAGCCTTCGCTTGTCCATGACTGTAAACAGATGCACGTGCGGCCCTCATCTGCGCGCACAGACATCGTAAGTGACGATgagggaagagggcgcgAGTGCGCGGCGCAtttcgccgccgcttccttCACTTCCGTGGTTGTCCCCTTCATTGTGAAATGCTTGCTTGTGTCATTGTTTTTTGTTGGTGTGTGTCACGAATGCCGCTCAGGGCGAGTCAGCGTGGAAAGAAGAGGTCGAAAGAGCTGCTGCATCTTTCGCCTCTGACATCCGGCACCCCAGGAGTTTGTCTTGCAATCGAcctctttccttctctcccgcTACTCCCGCACGCACTCCGGCGCGTGCACACCACTGGAACAACAACCCGCGACGGTGACTTGAAGATGAAGAAGCCAGAgtagggggagagagggagggagaggggcagtgAGAGAAACGGAGAGCCGGCGGGGGCAGCAGCCGGCAACATaatacaaaaaaaaagaactatacatacatacatatatgcatatatacctatatatatatatatacatatatacatggGCGCGTAGTACATGCCacacagggaggggggaaagagggaggatggataaggggaggggcgaaaCAACCGTAACAGAAGGAAAGCGAAGAGACGTGAacatgacacacacacacacactcataCGAGGGGACAATCCTGTCGCATGGGAAAGACGCAcggcaccatcaccgccaccgtcgtcaaGTGCGCCTCTTCGCGTGCTGTGGCAGGGGGAGTGGCTGACAACAACAGCCAACACGGGACGGCTACAAAAACTACTAAGAAGACATCACGGGGTGAGGATCtgggggaaggagagcgagaagggAGGGCAAAGAAAGCGCTAAGAGGGTGCTGCCAGTCGAACCTCTAAGCGAGATGGTAGGAGAGACGGAGCGCGAGAGcatgtctctctcgccccaACGCTTCCTCCGCTTCCTATACTGGACAGCACCTACCGTCCTAACACGCTCACCTGCACGTGTCCAACGACCagcgtagcagcagcagcagccccgcagACACAGACCAAGACGCCACCTCACATTACCTCCATGGCACCACACATACATCGATGCGAAGAGAGAACAACGGTTGAATAGAGTTCCAGAGAGCACACGAGAACATCACGCTATACATACATATGGGTTTCAGAAGGCAAGCAGTCATACATCGATGTACCTCAGCGTAGGAGGGCAccctgccgcagcgatggTGCCCACGGATACATCATGCAAGAGCAAAGATATGGCAAACAGGAccggtgatggtggtggggagcCGCGGTGCGTTCACGGGGCGTTCACAGTgcgaggagagaagagctCCCAGTTTGCTGTGCAATGAACTCCGTTCACGCGACGTAgcctcacgcacacaggaGCTGCGTCTATGATGCAGGCAGAGAGCACACCTCAGCTGCTCACCAACGACGTACACAGCAGCCTTGAGACGACACCTGTAACAAAACCATCACCACAAGCTCCAAGGCGACAACATCGCGGGAAGACTTCGCCCCACGGAGATGGCGTCCACCCTTCCGCTCGTCCGCGACAGACTTTTGGCAACTAGCAGGCAAACCACGGTCTTCACGACAACACGTTCGCAATATAGAAAGCTCACGTACCGTAACCTGCCTAGCTGGTGGACTacacagcgacgccgccctACTCGGTGATCTGTTGCACCGTCTTGCCGCGGTACTGCTGGgcctgcagcaccttcgtgcgcttcagctcctcgcgctccgcggcgatcttcacctcctcctgcttcgCAAGGTGCGCGCGGTACTCCACGATCTTGCTGCGGCGGTTCAGGTTGccgtcctccacctcctccgcgggGTGCACGAACTCGATGCCCGCTTGGTGCAGCGCGTCCTCCGTCGGGCCGAACatctccagcgcctgcgccatcTTGTCCTTCAGCATCTCCAGCTCTTCTTCcacctgcgcgcgcagctTGTACAGCTCCTTCTTCAAGTCGGAGTGCTTCTTCGCGTTCGGGTCGACCTTCTCGATCGGGAACTCCAGCTGAATGTGGGACTTCCGGATCTGGCGGTCATTTTCTTCCAGACGCTTTTCCTTCTGGTACCCAAGCTGCCCGAGATTCTTGTACAGCCGCCGGAACCCCTCCAGGTACTCCTGGTGcacctgcagccgcagctccgccagctcgtcGCCCGTCTTGTCGTGCCGCGCCTTgatcgcgctgcagctctccGCCACGAACTCCTCCACCATGCCGGAGCACCGNNNNNNNNNNNNNNNNNNNNNNNNNNNNNNNNNNNNNNNNNNNNNNNNNNNNNNNNNNNNNNNNNNNNNNNNNNNNNNNNNNNNNNNNNNNNNNNNNNNNgtcggagggagggggaggcagcggATAACTGTGTACAGTGCTGCTACGTAAGACGTCGTACTCTTTGGGAGgttggcggaggcgcagtgaAAGAACCGGGAGAATGTCTTGTCGGCTGCGGGCGAGGTAAGAGagcacggggggggggaggcaagGAAAGAgggacggtggcggcggacgcacaaaggggggcgggggccgGAAAGCAGCTGCGGAGAgctggcggagaagagggcagggcaggggggggcgcaacgaggcggtgcagggGACGTTCTCGACCGGCCAGGTGCGGGAGCAAAGCGGTGCATAGTGACGAGCACACAAGCGTCGGGGAAAGAGCGCGCGTAACAGCTATAGAGGTGGGAGATGGGCGCATGCCCCAATCCTCCCACGTCCCCTCCACCACTCCGCTGTCCGCTGCTGTCTGTTCCTTCGATACGCcctcgtcccccctccccacaccctcTAACTGGGCGGACATCACACGTGAGCGGGAAGGGAGGCAAGCGACCGAGGTGGCCCATCGCAGTCCCCGGGCTctcacagctgcagcacccggCGTGGCGTGGTGCGGACATGCAGCCCCGGTCGGGAGGGTCGCAGAGTCGCCAGCCGCCGATCACACCCGGCATCGACACAGCACTGCGTGCAGCGTTGCGGCTGTTCGTCGCCTCGTCTCCGGAGAAGAATCATAACTCAACATGCGAGAAAAGAAATGCCGAGCGCAGagtgcgcctgtgcgcgtgcgtctgtaGCGTGACACAGCCTTGACGGGCAGcacaagggggaggggacaccGCGGGCGGaaaaggaggcggcgatgccCACTACCGCCGACACCGTCTCCAACGGCAatggcacacacaggcagatGGACAGACCACTCGAAGGGGTGAACATAAAaaggcagagggaggaggggaacTGTAACACATGCATCGGTCACGACATACTTTACATGGACTCCACGAGACCAGCAAGGAGAGACGCCCACAAAATAGAGAAGAAACAAAGCGtcaacgcacgcgcagggATTGCAGGATGCAGCGatgaacacgcacacgcgcgtgcaggggAGCGCAGCAAggcctccctcctcccccagacacgcgcgcgcgcaggcatCCAACGACACCCAGCGAGACGACGCTTGAAGACGAAAAACAACAGCTACAAGGGAAAAAGGGTACATAGAACGCCTACACGTGAATGAGAAGCCACGCAACAGAGAGTGTACATCGATTGCATCCCACCGACACCGTGctcacaagcacacacacaaccacaaaTAGTAAGAAAGGCTgctgaggggggagggagagggaggggcggcgaCTGTGGCGCAGCGAGCCGCCCAGCGCAATGCATCCACGCGGGGAAGAACAAGAGACGTGGCCGCGGGGTCGTCAGTTTCGCGAACCTCCAAAAAGATGATACAGGCGACCATttccagcggcgccgccctaCTCGGTGATCTGTTGCACCGTCTTGCCGCGGTACTGCTGGgcctgcagcaccttcgtgcgcttcagctcctcgcgctccgcggcgatcttcacctcctcctgcttcgCAAGGTGCGCGCGGTACTCCACGATCTTGCTGCGGCGGTTCAGGTTGccgtcctccacctcctccgcgggGTGCACGAACTCGATGCCCGCCTGGTGCAGCGCGTCCTCCGTCGGGCCGAACatctccagcgcctgcgccatcTTGTCCTTCAGcatctccagctcctcctccacctgcgcgcgcagctTGTACAGCTCCTTCTTCAAGTCCGAGTGCTTCTTCGCGTTCGGGTCGAACGTCTCGATCGCGAACTCCAGCTGGATGTGCGACGTCCGGATCTGGCGGTCGATCTCCTCCAGACGCTTCTCCTTCTTGTACACAAGCTGCCCGAGAGTCTTGTACAGCCGCCGGAACGCCTCCAGGTACTCCTGGTGcacctgcagccgcagctccgccagctcgtcGCCCGTCTTGTCGTGCCGCGCCTTgatcgcgctgcagctctccGCCACGAACTCCTCCACCATGCCggagcaccgcagcgcaaGGTCGCAGTTGTACACGgacagctccagcagcttcttGTGCTGCCCGCACACGTCCAGGAACTGCTGGTACtccacgcggcgccgctcctcgcgGTCGTTCTCCTCGATCCgccgcttcacctcctcgaAGCGCTCCGTCcccaggcgctgcagcgcgcgctccagctcctggATCTTGCGCCACGCGTCTTCCTGCCGGTCCACGTTCTCCGCGATGAGctgctcgctcttctccttctgcgTCGCGTAGCGCTTCAGCGCCTCGGCGTCCTCAAGGTCCGCCTTCTGGATCGCGTCGTGCAGGCTGCGCAGGTCGTCCTCGCACCGCCCCTTCAGCCGCCGCTTCCCGTCCTTCAGCGCAGCAGTCTCCTGGAACGCGCGCTTCTGGGTGTCCGCGATCCGGTCGAAGCTCTTGTTCTCGTCCTCCGTCTGCCCAATGATCCGGAACTTGTCCGCCACGAGCTCCACAaggtgctccagcagctgcgccttgaTGTAGTACTGCTCCTCCGCGATCGCCATCTCGCCGTCCGCAATCGCGACGTCGCGGATCTCGCACGCCTTCTCGATCGAggcgagctgcgccgcgatcTGGTCCTCGTTGCCCTGCAGCGCAGTCTGCACAACAGTCACGTTCATGCAGTCCTCCAGGCTCTTCAGCACAGGCACCGGCACCTTCGCCAGGTCCGACGCATCCAGCTGcgactgccgcagctcctcctccgccttctccatcttCACGACGCCGTTGTCGATCGTCGCCGTCAGCGACACGGTCCGCGTCTTGTTCGGGTGCTGCTTCAGCTCGTTCAGCGTCTTCTTCAGCGCGACGATCTCCATGAACTGCGGCTTGTCCTCCGGCTTGTACAGCTCGCGCACGGACATCTCCAGCCCGGCCACGCGCATCAGCTTCTGCACGTCGTACGCCTCCGTCAGCGCCCACTTCGTCCCGCTCTCCGCCGCGGcaagcagctccgcggccttctcgtgcgccgcagcgagctTCTGCTTCTGCGTCTCGCTCCAGTCGGACACGTGCAGGTCCTGGATGAACTCCTCGTTCGACAGGCACGCCGTCTTCAGTTTCAGGTTGTGGATCTTCTGCTTGCGCGCAGCCTCCAGCGTGACGTCGCTCACCTCCGGcacatccgccgccgcggcggcctcggccGGGTACGCCATGTCCGCAGCGATGCTCATTGCCAATGTTGTGTGGGGAGTGGGGtgctgtggtgtgtgtgtgtgtggtagggggcgaggcggggtgtgggagggggaagggctaatagacgtgtgcgtgtgggtgcacagcgatggcggagggggagggagggggacgggaaAGACGAGATGCGAGGAAATCTGGGAGCTCGacgggcgtgtgtgcataGGTGAATGGGTGGGCATGTGAAAGGTACGCGTGATGAGtgcaggggagggaggggtgtgaTGTGGTGCGGGGGGTTCGTGCGTGCGGAGGTTTGCACGAGGTGGAGCACACAGTGAGAGATGGAAAGAGGCGGGGGTCGGTGAGGTGAGAGAGCAGCGAAAGAGTGAAAGGGGTGGGCATATCGACAGAGACCAGTGTAgcgtagggggagggggcgcctGCTGGGCGAGTGGACGCACAGGAGGGGatgaaggaggagggtggcagCAGAAGGAAGCCTTTATGTTCAACTGTTACCTTCGTGGTGGCGTATCCGGCGTTTGCGCCACCCGCGCTCCCACGACTCTCCTTGGTGTATCGCTTTCTGCTTGTCGGAGTGCgtcgcagagagaggagggcagcgcacgcgtggCTTTTGTTGAAAAGAGTTCATGGGCACCcactgcgcagccgcagaggCGAAGCCGGAAGGGACGAAATAGGGGAATGGGGAGTTGATTGAGGAAAGGGGCTGCTCGCAAGGACTGTGGGTGACGCCCCCCACCGCAGCTACCCGTAGGCGGGCGCTGCTTCTTGACGCTAGTGTCGGAAAAGCTCATCTGGACGTCTGGTATTATCGTCTATGGGGGGCAAACTCATCGGTTGGCGGTTTAGAGACTCCTTCAAggctccctcccccctcgcaAGCCCAACCTCTCCCGCCACGTCCGTGTGCGCCAACAGCATCCCGCGATGTATGCAACCCTTCCGGGTTGTGTGCTGAGTGCTTCCGCTTCACAGTAGACTAGAAACCGAGGCTACGTAGCAGACTCAGTGCGCAATAAAGCTCAGTTGGAaaggcggccgcagcggttGTCTTCTcgaccccccctccccgacgGCCGCGTGTCCGCTGGGAGACGGAGCGAACCCCTGTGGGCCGTATGAAGCAGGGTGCATCTCCGCTGTCTCTGGCACAAGAGAGGCCGGCTTGCCCACCTATCTGCAGCTGTGGCAGCTTCTCCCTGCAGCAGAAAAGGGCAACAGAAGAGCGCCCCAAAGCGTGTGTCAGCAAGGCATCCGtcaccatcgccgccccACCTTCGGCGGCaacggatgcggcggcgctacGGGGCATATCTCGAACACCCGCTGCATTCAACGCCGCATCCAAAGCCTCCAAAACTAAGTCCCCCTGCCCCAGGGCGTGTCTTGGATGGAGATCGCGGTCGAGCTGCGACAGTCGGCGACACACTTGCTTGATGGTAACGCCGTCATCCAACGCCTGAAGGGCAAGGACCCTGGGACCCGCACAGATGTTTTGAAACCCAAAACGCCACATCGACCGTTGGCACAGCGAAACTGCGTGCTGAGTGACGGCCAAAGTCGACGCCGCCAAGTCGGCCCTCGTTGGTTACCAGCTCGGCGCTCAAGCGAGTCTCCCTGACCGAGTTCGCACTCTAGGCGTTGACCATCTTGCAAAGACCATGCCTCGCTCACCGACCCACGcaccctcccaccctcccctaCGCTTGAGGCAGTCTGCGCAAGGCTTCCAAAGCAGGACCATACTGTTCGCAGTGCCTGTGCCCCTATGGCGTCATAGGGaaagccgctgcaccggctcATCTGAAGCACACCGAATGCGGACGGCCCCGCTGAGCAACATTGGCCACACATTCGGATATAAAGGCCGCTTCGCTCTGCCCAAACAGCTCGCGCTGACTGCCCTCCTCATGACGGCGTTCGAGGGATGTCCGCTGTGCTTCGTTGGCGCTGGCCCAGTGGGCCATCATCCGCTGCATGCGCGTGGAGGCGAAACACGTCTCGCGCAAAACTGCCGACAGTGCCTCTGTCGCATGACCTTGATTGTCCATTGGACACAACTGCCTCGAAATCGGACGTGCGGCTGTTGGACTCGCCCCGCTCTCCTCCCGCTCCAGTCATCATAAGAGCGGATGCGCTCACGCATCCGGTAGCTTCAGAACGGAACATCGCACCCGCCTCAGGCCTTGCGTGTGATGGTCGCCGTGAGAGTCCTGGCCACGGCTAGGCATTCTCCAGTATGTGATGCCGCACTGCGGTGGACATGGGGCTGGTGGGCGAAGCTATGGCGACAtagtgggggaggaggggggatgccgctgtgtgcgtgttatGAGCGGGAGtgacacagacagagacagaggcagAGACAGAGCGAGAGTACAGCAGGGCAAGCCGTGCGGCCTTGAGGACGGAGGATAAACAAAACGGCGGGAGGGCAGTcgcagcacagcagtgcgACCGTCTTCCTTGAGCATGTCCTGTGCGCTTGCCCGGGTTCAGCTTTGGCATTCCTTCGGCTCACTGTGTTAGCATCCGACAGTCGCCATGGCGTTCCGTGAACCCCCGCCCTCCTTGCACCGCTCGGGGCCAACTGGTCATCGAGGCGGCAGCTCtgagacgcacacgccggcAGCTGTTCTCCGCGCTGgttttccctctccctccgtgGCGTGCTACACTGCCGCGCGCAAGAgaggagcggaggagggagaaggtgtGGTGGATGTGTGCAGTCGCATCCTCTGAGCCTAAAGAATTACTCGCAGACTCAACAACGCTGTCTTCTTAGGCGACGTGCCACCGCagagcgatggcggcgctccGTCTCAGCGAGCAGCCCCTGCAGCATCGCAGGCGTAAGGCGCGGCCCTGGTTGGATACGCTCCAGCCACGTGCGCAGCATGGCGTAGCCCTCCACGTCGTCGCG is a genomic window of Leishmania mexicana MHOM/GT/2001/U1103 complete genome, chromosome 16 containing:
- a CDS encoding paraflagellar rod protein 2C, which translates into the protein RCSGMVEEFVAESCSAIKARHDKTGDELAELRLQVHQEYLEGFRRLYKNLGQLGYQKEKRLEENDRQIRKSHIQLEFPIEKVDPNAKKHSDLKKELYKLRAQVEEELEMLKDKMAQALEMFGPTEDALHQAGIEFVHPAEEVEDGNLNRRSKIVEYRAHLAKQEEVKIAAEREELKRTKVLQAQQYRGKTVQQITE
- a CDS encoding paraflagellar rod protein 2C — translated: MPTHSPMHTRPSSSQISSHLVFPVPLPPPPPSLCTHTHTSISPSPSHTPPRPLPHTHTPQHPTPHTTLAMSIAADMAYPAEAAAAADVPEVSDVTLEAARKQKIHNLKLKTACLSNEEFIQDLHVSDWSETQKQKLAAAHEKAAELLAAAESGTKWALTEAYDVQKLMRVAGLEMSVRELYKPEDKPQFMEIVALKKTLNELKQHPNKTRTVSLTATIDNGVVKMEKAEEELRQSQLDASDLAKVPVPVLKSLEDCMNVTVVQTALQGNEDQIAAQLASIEKACEIRDVAIADGEMAIAEEQYYIKAQLLEHLVELVADKFRIIGQTEDENKSFDRIADTQKRAFQETAALKDGKRRLKGRCEDDLRSLHDAIQKADLEDAEALKRYATQKEKSEQLIAENVDRQEDAWRKIQELERALQRLGTERFEEVKRRIEENDREERRRVEYQQFLDVCGQHKKLLELSVYNCDLALRCSGMVEEFVAESCSAIKARHDKTGDELAELRLQVHQEYLEAFRRLYKTLGQLVYKKEKRLEEIDRQIRTSHIQLEFAIETFDPNAKKHSDLKKELYKLRAQVEEELEMLKDKMAQALEMFGPTEDALHQAGIEFVHPAEEVEDGNLNRRSKIVEYRAHLAKQEEVKIAAEREELKRTKVLQAQQYRGKTVQQITE